In the Colletotrichum higginsianum IMI 349063 chromosome 7 map unlocalized unitig_7, whole genome shotgun sequence genome, one interval contains:
- a CDS encoding 40S ribosomal protein S0, translating into MAPANLPSIFNATSQDIEMLLAAQAHLGSKNLQVHMEPYLWKTRADGVNVINVGKTWEKIVLAARIIAAVDNPADICVISARPYGQRAVLKFAAHTGAVAIAGRFTPGSFTNYITRSFKEPRLIIVTDPRTDAQAIKEASYVNIPVIALCDTDSPTEYVDVAIPTNNKGRHSIGLVWWMLAREVLRLRGTIYNRETPWDTMVDLYFYRDPEAEAEEKVEEEKLPGVEEEGVAAIESGFPATGDWDAQAPGFTGAQTGTNWDGAGDEWAAAGAAPTGDWAAAGEAAAAAPKESTW; encoded by the exons ATGGCTCCCGCTAACCTGCCCTCGATCTTCAATGCCACTTCCCAGGACATTGAGATGCTGCTCGCAGCTCAAGCCCACCTGGGAAGCAAGAACCTTCAGGTTCACATGGAGCCCTACCTGTGGAAGACCCGTGCCGACGGTGTCAACGTGATCAACGTTGGCAAGACCTG GGAGAAGATTGTCCTGGCCGCccgcatcatcgccgccgtcgacaaccCTGCCGACATTTGCGTCATCTCTGCCCGTCCCTACGGCCAGCGCGCTGTCCTCAAGTTCGCCGCCCacaccggcgccgtcgccatcgccggtcGCTTCACCCCCGGTTCCTTCACCAACTACATCACCCGCTCGTTCAAGGAGCCCCGCCTGATTATCGTCACCGACCCCCGTACCGATGcccaggccatcaaggaggcTTCCTACGTCAACATCCCCGTCATCGCCCTTTGCGACACCGACTCTCCCACCGAGTACGTCGACGTTGCCATCCCCACCAACAACAAGGGTCGTCACTCCATCGGTCTCGTCTGGTGGATGCTCGCCCGTGAggtcctccgcctccgcggCACCATCTACAACCGCGAGACCCCCTGGGACACCATGGTCGACCTGTACTTCT ACCGcgaccccgaggccgaggccgaggagaaggtcgaggaggagaagctccctggcgtcgaggaggagggtgttGCCGCCATCGAGTCCGGCTTCCCCGCCACCGGTGACTGGGACGCCCAGGCTCCCGGCTTCACTGGTGCCCAGACCGGCACCAACTGGGACGGTGCTGGTGACGAGTGGGCCGCCGCTGGCGCCGCTCCCACTGGTGACTGGGCCGCTGCTGGCgaggctgccgctgctgcccccAAGGAGTCTACGTGGTAG
- a CDS encoding Ribosomal protein S15: MPPRLQSLQRLGTATLCLRPAVRPATPSFLPIIQTANLSLREKKRKAKQDPYRHQQALQRKAANQKRQSEIQAEKDAKWGDPIHGIPTPFVESFDSAGQASETKLVKDDNGNILFKPRPLPTSPGLLNHLVTRDELEHVIQKAYALTKPIKSEDRDYVDPATEKLAEKQHKQDHARAVEALKRILSMENANSKIRLHTNIKRCVDTFGRHNTDKIVQQKPKSALVDPNAPPAPERAGPDTGSSEVQIAILTAKIRKLAQELSQNRGYKDKHNKRNLRVLCHRRQRLLKYMEKKERGSGRWTHLLEKLGLSPATYKEQISF; this comes from the exons ATGCCTCCCAGATTACAGAGCCTGCAGCGGCTAGGCACCGCCACCT TGTGCCTGCGCCCGGCTGTGAGGCCAGCAACCCCGAGTTTCCTCCCCATCATCCAAACCGCCAACCTCTCCCTgcgcgagaagaagcgcaaggcgAAGCAAGATCCTTACCGTCACCAACAGGCGCTGCAGCGCAAGGCCGCGAACCAAAAGAGGCAGAGCGAGATCCAGGCGGAAAAGGACGCGAAATGGGGTGACCCGATCCACGGCATTCCGACCCCCTTTGTTGAATCGTTCGACTCGGCTGGTCAGGCGTCCGAAACGAAGCTCGTCAAGGACGACAATGGCAACATCCTCTTCAAGCCCCGCCCGCTTCCGACGTCCCCGGGTCTTCTCAATCATCTCGTCACCAgggacgagctcgagcacGTGATACAGAAGGCCTACGCCCTGACGAAACCCATTAAGAGCGAGGACAGGGACTACGTAGACCCTGCGACAGAGAAGCTGGCCGAAAAGCAGCACAAGCAGGACCATGCCAGGGCGGTCGAGGCTCTGAAACGCATTCTGTCGATGGAAAATGCCAACTCCAAGATCCGCCTGCACACCAACATTAAGAGATGCGTCGACACCTTCGGCCGACACAACACCGACAAGATCGTGCAGCAGAAGCCCAAGTCCGCTCTCGTGGACCCCAACGCCCCGCCAGCTCCCGAGAGAGCCGGCCCCGACACTGGCAGCTCCGAGGTGCAGATCGCGATCCTGACCGCCAAGATCAGGAAGCTGGCGCAGGAGCTCTCGCAGAACCGCGGCTACAAGGACAAGCACAACAAGAGGAACCTGAGAGTGCTCTGCCACCGGAGGCAGAGACTGCTCAAGTacatggagaagaaggagagaggaAGCGGGCGGTGGACGCACCTGCTGGAGAAGCTGGGCTTATCTCCCGCGACGTACAAGGAGCAGATCAGCTTCTAG
- a CDS encoding V-type proton ATPase subunit D, translating to MEGLFFNVNTGYIEGIVRGYRNGLLTGSNYSNLTQCETIDDLKLQLGPAYGDFLGNLPPNPSTSALAAKTTDKLVSEFRYVRANAVGALAQFMDYLTYGYMIDNVALLITGTLHERDTRELLERCHPLGWFETMPVLCVATNIEELYNSVLIETPLAAYFKGSLSHQDLDELNIEIVRNTLYKNYLEDFHNFVNTHPDMAGSPTADIMSEILEFEADRRAINITLNSFGTELNKNDRKKLYPSFGKLYPEGTLMLSRADDFEGVRLAVDGVADYKSFFEAAGLGGGPSGPGNLGGGSSSDGKSLEDMFYQKEMEISKSAFTQQFTFAIVYAWVRLREQEIRNITWIAECIAQNQKDRIGNYISVF from the exons ATGGAGGGTCTTTTCTTCAACGTCAACACCGG CTACATTGAGGGCATTGTCCGTGGCTACAGGAATGGCCTTCTCACCGGCTCCAACTACAGCAACCTGACGCAGTGCGAGACCATCGATG ATCTCAAGCTGCAACTCGGTCCTGCGTACGGCGACTTCCTCGGCAACCTCCCTCCCAACCCCTCGACGTCAGCTCTCGCCGCGAAGACAACCGACAAGCTCGTCTCCGAGTTTCGCTATGTCCGGGCCAACGCCGTCGGTGCCCTTGCCCAGTTCATGGACTACCTGACGTACGGCTACATGATCGACAACGTCGCCCTGCTGATTACCGGCACCCTCCACGAACGAGACACCcgcgagcttctcgagaGATGCCACCCGCTTGGCTGGTTCGAGACGATGCCCGTTCTTTGCGTCGCGACCAACATTGAAGAACTGTACAACAGCGTCCTCATCGAAACGCCCCTCGCCGCCTATTTCAAGGGCAGCCTTAGCCATCAGGACCTTGATGAGCTGAACATCGAGATCGTCCGAAACACGCTGTACAAGAACTACCTGGAGGACTTCCACAACTTTGTCAACACCCACCCGGATATGgctggctcgccgacggctgATATCATGTCGGAGATTCTCGAGTTCGAGGCTGACCGTCGTGCGATCAACATTACGCTCAACTCATTCGGCACCGAGCTGAACAAGAACGACCGCAAGAAGCTTTACCCCAGCTTCGGCAAGCTGTACCCTGAGGGAACTCTGATGCTCTCTAGGGCAGATGATTTTGAGGGTGTCCGTCTCgcggtcgacggcgttgcAGACTACAAGAGCTTCTTCGAGGCTGCTGGCCTCGGTGGCGGCCCTTCGGGCCCCGGTAACTTGGGTGGCGGCTCGAGCTCTGACGGTAAAAGCCTGGAGGACATGTTTTACcagaaggagatggagattTCCAAGAGCGCTTTTACTCAGCAGTTCACATTCGCTATTGTGTACGCCTGGGTGAGGCTTCGTGAGCAG GAAATCCGTAACATCACCTGGATCGCTGAGTGCATAGCCCAAAACCAGAAGGACCGGATTGGCAACTACATCAGCGTGTTCTGA
- a CDS encoding NOSIC domain-containing protein: MSLFVLAETPAGYGLFKAADKKLLKRDELSSGPTSSEKINEMLKLKSFVKFESSAIAVEEAAGLKEGRVPPLLASLLNEIKDEKKATIAVADLKLGTAIGKLPDLNIQAVSEAASQDLFRAVRENLSSLIPGLTTETMDRMALGLSHSISRHKLKFSADKVDAMVVQAIKLVDDLDKELNVYAMRTKEWYGWHFPELAKILNDNLVYARLVVAVGMRQDFNEADLSDILPEELETPVKTAAEISMGTEITSEDLENIQLLAQQVITYSEYRASLSNYLETRMRALAPNLTALVGYLVGARLIAHAGSLISLAKAPSSTIQIFGAEKALFRALKTKHDTPKYGIIYHSSLVGQATGKNKGKIARSLAAKTALGLRVDALGDLENQDDEEERSILGLTSRIKLENLLRKLEGKPLLPKGVGVGPDGQLTTPGGFNLKESRKYNADADGVEDAETNGKSEKKSKKLIQVVDEEMKDADSDEEVEDEEMNDASEEEKKSKKDKKKEKKDKKRVSIAAETPVKESKSVKGTPAKLSEKEYERLAEAAGVSVSKFKRKFERGDVQLGEDGTPVVFSKKELKKLKKGEDEADETPIKAADGGKKKRKHEDDETPKKEKKLKKKRSSLGA; this comes from the exons ATGTCTCTCTTCGTtctcgccgagacgccggcAGG CTACGGTCTGTTCAAGGCTGCCGACAAGAAGCTCCTGAAGCGCGATGAGCTCTCTTCGGGACCTACCTCTTCGGAGAAGATCAACGAGAT GCTCAAGTTGAAGTCGTTCGTCAAGTTCGAGAGctccgccatcgccgtcgaggaagccgCCGGTCTCAAGGAGGGTCGCGTCCCCCCGTTGCTCGCCAGCCTGCTCAATGAGatcaaggacgagaagaaggctaccattgccgtcgccgacctgAAGCTCGGCACCGCCATTGGCAAGCTTCCCGACCTGAACATCCAGGCTGTCTCTGAGGCCGCCTCCCAGGACCTTTTCCGTGCTGTTCGCGAGAACCTGTCGTCCCTCATCCCCGGCCTTACCACCGAGACCATGGACCGCATGGCCCTCGGTCTCTCCCACTCTATCTCCCGACACAAGCTTAAGTTCTCTGCCGACAAGGTCGACGCCATGGTTGTCCAGGCGATCAAGCTGGTGGACGATCTTGACAAGGAGCTCAACGTTTATGCTATGCGCACCAAGGAATGGTACGGCTGGCACTTCCCCGAGCTTGCCAAGATCCTCAACGACAACCTGGTCTACGCTCGCCTTGTCGTTGCCGTTGGCATGCGTCAGGACTTCAACGAGGCCGACCTCTCCGACATCCTccccgaggagctcgagaccCCCGTTAAGACCGCTGCGGAGATTTCCATGGGAACTGAGATCACCTCCGAAGATTTGGAGAACATCCAGCTGTTGGCTCAGCAGGTCATCACCTACTCCGAGTACCGTGCCTCGCTCTCCAACTACTTGGAGACTCGCATGCGCGCTCTTGCTCCCAACCTgaccgccctcgtcggctaCCTCGTCGGTGCTCGCCTCATCGCTCACGCTGGTTCCTTGATCAGCTTGGCCAAGGCTCCCTCTTCGACCATCCAGATTTTCGGTGCCGAGAAGGCCCTTTTCCGTGCCCTCAAGACCAAGCACGACACACCCAAGTACGGTATCATCTACCACTCTTCCCTCGTTGGCCAGGCCACCGGCAAGAACAAGGGAAAGATCGCCCGttccctcgccgccaagaccGCCCTTGGTCTGCGCGTTGATGCTCTCGGCGACCTGGAGaaccaggacgacgaggaggagcgcaGCATCCTCGGCCTCACCAGCCGCATCAAGCTCGAGAACCTTCTCCGCAAGCTCGAGGGCAAGCCTCTCCTGCCCAAGGGTGTCGGCGTTGGCCCCGACGGTCAGCTCACCACCCCCGGTGGCTTTAACCTGAAGGAGTCCCGCAAGTacaacgccgacgccgacggtgtTGAGGACGCCGAGACCAACGGCAAGTCCGAGAAGAAGTCTAAGAAGCTCATCCaggttgtcgacgaggagatgaaggacgccgacagcgacgaggaagtggaagacgaggagatgAACGATGCCAgcgaagaggagaagaagagcaaaaaggacaagaagaaggagaagaaggacaagaagcgTGTCTCTATCGCGGCCGAGACTCCGGTCAAGGAGAGCAAGAGCGTCAAGGGCACACCCGCGAAGCTGAGCGAAAAGGAGTACGAGCGCCTCGCTGAGGCGGCCGGTGTCAGCGTGTCCAAGTTCAAGCGCAAGTTCGAGCGCGGCGACGTCCAgcttggcgaggacggcacgCCCGTCGTCTTCAGCAAGAAGGAGttgaagaagctcaagaagggcgaggatgaggcCGACGAGACGCCGATCAAggctgccgacggcggcaagaagaagcgcaagcacgaggacgatgagactcccaagaaggagaagaagctgaagaagaagcgcagcTCCCTCGGCGCTTAG
- a CDS encoding Glycoside hydrolase family 24 protein, translating into MLYLVTQSNTSIQSAITMKVSVFVPVLFFSGALAAIGSYCKDSKGIYGTCQKVNKCKSLNGYTKTNLCPDDPDDVKCCFYPDCNSNGYCQKDSLSCSGTYST; encoded by the exons ATGCTCTATCTTGTTACTCAATCCAACACTAGCATCCAATCAGCCATCACTATGAAGGTCTCCGTTTTCGTCCcggtcctcttcttctccggcgctctcgccgccatcggcagTTACTGCAAGGACAGCAAG GGTATCTACGGCACTTGTCAGAAGGTCAACAAGTGCAAATCTCTCAACGGATACACAAAGACCAATCTCTGCCCCGATGACCCGGACGACGTCAAGTGCTGCTTCTACCCGGACTGCAACAGCAACGGCTACTGTCAGAAGGATAGTCTTTCCTGCAGTGGCACATACTCCACGTGA
- a CDS encoding Anaphase-promoting complex subunit 10 translates to MNAARATPQRNPHESAHLGQPSRSRPCSSSRQLAMDDQRHGSFPRPDLQSPEQLGNGHNGLDLDVDRSEQWMNDYYDRRATRTHGPNGSSHPDDHISSDGEAFPPQRVDWEAMRASANMEEYLRNAPIPEYSDEEGISMPLDDLGEISGTDTSVEDGENGDLVGDPHEEPDFDPLAAGLKEISNLGKFTVSSHKQGNGVEQLRDDSLKTYWQSDGPQPHKLTVYFIKRVGIRDIRFFVDYSEDESYTPTKIIFKSGTSENNLIQFATMEMSQPSGWQKVPVAGAGGGPDGNTLVSYVFQMQILENHQNGKDTHLRSIKIYAADNDAPNVDVDSTNHKIVNAEVDDEAEVGPADPWDLSVLEAGLTIPDFMKEPEIR, encoded by the exons ATGAACGCTGCAAGAGCAACACCACAACGCAATCCTCACGAAAGCGCGCACCTTGGCCAGCCCTCGAGATCTAGACCGTGCAGCTCGAGTCGCCAGCTGGCAATGGACGACCAACGGCATGGAAGCTTCCCGCGACCGGACCTGCAGAGCCCCGAGCAGCTCGGCAACGGCCACAACGGCCTGGACCTGGACGTCGACCGTTCAGAGCAGTGGATGAACGATTACTATGACCGCCGAGCCACGAGAACTCATGGTCCGAATG GCAGCTCGCATCCCGACGATCATATCTCCAGCGACGGCGAAGCGTTCCCCCCGCAGCGCGTCGACTGGGAGGCCATGAGAGCCAGTGCCAACATGGAGGAATATCTACGGAATGCGCCGATCCCAGAGtactcggacgaggagggcatcaGCATGCCTCTCGATGACCTTGGCGAGATATCCGGCACCGACACTAGCGTTGAGGACGGCGAGAATGGGGACCTCGTCGGGGACCCTCACGAGGAGCCCGATTTTGACCCCCTCGCTGCCGGTCTGAAGGAGATTTCCAACCTGGGGAAGTTCACTGTCAGCAGCCACAAGCAGGGCAATGGCGTTGAGCAGCTTCGTGACGACAGCCTGAAGACGTACTGGCA ATCCGATGGGCCTCAGCCTCATAAACTGACGGTATACTTCATCAAGCGGGTCGGCATCAGAGACATTCGCTTCTTCGTAGACTACAGCGAGGACGAGTCTTACACGCCCACCAAGATCATCTTCAAGTCAGGCACCAGCGAGAACAACCTAATCCAGTTCGCAACCATGGAGATGTCGCAACCATCCGGCTGGCAGAAGGTCCCAGTTGCCGGCGCTGGTGGCGGCCCTGACGGTAATACGCTGGTCTCGTACGTGTTCCAGATGCAAATACTCGAGAACCATCAGAACGGAAAGGACACACACCTGCGGTCAATCAAGATTTACGCGGCGGATAACGATGCCCCCAATGTCGATGTGGATAGTACGAACCAT AAGATTGTGAACGCGGAGGTGGATGATGAGGCGGAGGTGGGGCCCGCCGACCCTTGGGACCTCTCcgtgctcgaggccggcctgaCCATTCCCGATTTCATGAAAGAACCTGAAATTCGATGA
- a CDS encoding HET domain-containing protein, with product MAQEGSYRYQPLPPIAEQGRTPPFTRLLFLHPGSGEDPFEAHLQIVSIEDAPPYEALSYTWGKPTDESRDYIWLQGHPLPIKPNLEDALRSLRLPTQVRRLWIDALCIDQSDLDERSRQVQYMRLVYKHAARVVVWLGLKTSGTKEAFLAAERLARIREYTLPGPNNEQLDPDAVMELASSMVNDLPETSMAHLNEVFERQYFNRCWCVQEVVASSWAIAKIEDLEMSFFDLIASLITVGGWKGEISIHRPYELWNLILMRRQPTTTTQRRPEVEGSIGSFLGLLDLTRTLQATDDRDKVFSLLGICDEGLNPVLALTEVLDNNDSWRIRLIRRGLTRVNEFVNGLAPDLNFGRPRALRPDYKRETVLVYCDLTRFLVPKQPRVLDVLDHVQHNEDPGIGDYPSWVPKWFGRRTCFVFKGAYLAGFCDGHFRYFAEVHDIPIREEPVRPKVLSLDGYNVDAVQKTSETFAFGWGSRETALAIMNAWEQLFGVPIAPRCGRAYRDGGLLDVAFCKAVLAGVLGSIIGYSSLLTQKHGGLNPLFDDRTRKPREELDEEVRDLAETFLTQMAEFGPPPTADQFGNPEREEKLHTFGSGARTYSHNRRAFVTRDGRVGIGPQMMQPGDEVVVLFGGRMPFIARPRGHHRLLVGSCYLVDDELMWGKVTEKVRFNRGGPQRVTFEFH from the coding sequence ATGGCACAAGAGGGATCGTACCGCTACCAACCGCTGCCGCCCATTGCAGAACAGGGCCGAACCCCGCCGTTTACACGGCTGCTTTTCCTGCACCCCGGCTCGGGGGAGGACCCCTTCGAGGCGCATCTGCAAATCGTTAGCATCGAGGATGCACCTCCCTACGAGGCGCTGTCTTACACCTGGGGAAAGCCCACTGACGAGTCGAGGGACTACATCTGGCTGCAAGGCCACCCCTTACCCATCAAACCGAACCTGGAGGACGCCCTGCGCTCCCTGCGCCTGCCGACACAGGTGCGCCGGCTATGGATCGACGCCCTCTGCATTGACCAGTCGGACCTAGATGAGCGCTCTCGTCAGGTTCAGTACATGAGGCTGGTTTACAAGCATGCCGCTCGAGTGGTTGTCTGGTTGGGGCTCAAAACATCCGGGACTAAGGAGGCGTTCTTGGCTGCGGAACGGCTCGCAAGGATCAGAGAATACACCCTTCCCGGCCCGAACAACGAGCAGCTCGATCCCGATGCGGTGATGGAGTTGGCGAGCAGCATGGTAAACGATCTACCAGAGACCTCCATGGCCCATCTTAATGAGGTCTTTGAACGTCAGTACTTTAATCGATGTTGGTGTGTGCAAGAAGTCGTGGCATCGTCTTGGGCAAtcgccaagatcgaggaCCTGGAGATGTCCTTCTTCGATTTGATCGCTTCACTAATCACCGTCGGGGGTTGGAAAGGAGAGATCTCGATACACCGGCCCTACGAGTTGTGGAACCTGATCCTCATGCGACGACAgccgaccaccaccacccagaGACggcccgaggtcgagggctcCATCGGATCgttcctcggcctgctcgatcTGACGCGGACGCTGCAGGCGACGGACGACCGCGACAAGGTGTTCTCTCTCCTGGGCATATGCGACGAGGGCCTGAACCCCGTGCTGGCGCTGACGGAGGTGCTGGACAATAACGACAGCTGGCGCATTCGACTGATTCGCCGGGGCCTCACGCGGGTCAACGAGTTCGTCAATGGGCTCGCGCCGGACCTCAACTTTGGTCGGCCGCGGGCCCTGCGGCCGGACTACAAGCGGGAAACAGTGCTGGTGTACTGCGACCTGACGCGGTTCCTCGTGCCTAAACAACCGAGGGTTCTCGATGTCCTCGACCACGTGCAGCACAACGAGGACCCTGGAATCGGGGATTACCCGTCGTGGGTGCCCAAGTGGTTCGGCCGGAGGACGTGCTTTGTGTTCAAGGGGGCGTATCTCGCCGGCTTTTGCGACGGGCATTTCCGGTACTTTGCCGAGGTCCACGACATACCGATCCGCGAGGAACCCGTGCGACCCAAGGTTCTGTCCCTGGACGGGTACAACGTGGACGCGGTGCAGAAGACGAGCGAGACATTTGCGTTCGGGTGGGGGTCGCGGGAGACGGCGTTGGCCATCATGAACGCCTGGGAGCAGCTCTTTGGTGTGCCCATCGCGCCCAGGTGCGGGAGGGCGTATCGGGATGGCGGGCTGCTCGATGTGGCATTCTGCAAGGCCGTCCTGGCGGGCGTCCTGGGGTCTATCATCGGTTACAGCTCCCTCCTCACCCAGAAGCATGGGGGCCTCAACCCACTCTTCGACGACCGCACGCGGAAGCCccgcgaggagctcgacgaggaagtcCGGGACCTCGCGGAGACGTTCCTTACGCAGATGGCCGAGTTTGGCCCCCCGCCGACGGCAGACCAGTTTGGGAATCCAGAGCGGGAAGAGAAGCTGCACACTTTCGGGTCCGGCGCGCGGACGTACTCGCACAACCGTAGGGCGTTTGTGACCCGCGATGGCCGCGTGGGCATCGGGCCCCAGATGATGCAGCCGGGCGACGAGGTTGTTGTGCTGTTTGGGGGCCGGATGCCGTTCATTGCGCGGCCGAGGGGCCATCACCGGCTCTTGGTCGGCAGCTGTTACCTGGTTGACGACGAGTTGATGTGGGGGAAGGTGACGGAGAAAGTGAGGTTCAATCGCGGTGGCCCTCAGCGGGTGACTTTTGAATTCCATTGA
- a CDS encoding Phosphoribosylamine-glycine ligase: protein MAAEHRNLKILLIGKGGREHALAWKLTRSRSVEHVYVAPGNAGTEALPKASNCRDVASDDYPGLIRLAQTLGIDLAVVGPDDAIVGGLGDHFRENGIPCFAPSKRAAVIEGSKDYAKDLMYRRGIPTASYKTFEKTDYEKAKEYLKRLGHRVVIKADGLAAGKGVILPETADEAREALEDIMLNGKFGKAGETVLIEEYLEGYEISVLTFTDGRSVLSLPPGQDHKRALDGNKGLNTGGMGVYAPVSAVSAAQMADIEETIIRPTIRGLELDGRPFNGMLFTGIMMTPLGPKVLEYNARFGDPETQSMVLLLPDEALPELLLACVENRLADVKLSVSSGFACNVTVAAGGYPESYRTGDTIQMDATPEGVHVFHAGTERVSGELRTADGRVFSVAATGNTLEEAVSSAYEGAKGIRFEGMFYRRDIGAR from the exons ATGGCTGCCGAACATCGCAATCTCAAGatcctcctcatcggcaagggcggccgCGAGCACGCCCTGGCCTGGAAGCTCACGCGCTCAAGGTCTGTCGAGCATGTCTACGTCGCGCCTGGAAACGCCGGCACGGAGGCGCTTCCGAAGGCCTCCAACTGCCGAGACGTAGCGAGCGATGACTATCCTGGGCTCATTCGGCTGGCGCAGACTCTCGGCATCGACCTTGCTGTCGTTGGACCTGATGACGCCATTGTGGGTGGACTGGGCGACCACTTCCGGGAGA ATGGTATTCCCTGCTTCGCCCCAAGCAAGAGGGCGGCGGTTATCGAAGGCTCCAAGGATTATGCCAAGGATTTGATGTACAGGAGGGGCATCCCTACCGCTAGCTACAAGACTTTCGAAAAGACCGACTATGAAAAGGCCAAGGAGTACCTGAAAAGACTGGGCCACAGGGTCGTCATAAAGGCGGACGGTCTTGCCGCCGGTAAGGGCGTCATTCTCCCCGAGACGGCTGACGAGGCACGGGAAGCCCTCGAGGATATCATGCTCAATGGCAAGTTTGGTAAAGCTGGCGAGACGGTCCTCATCGAAGAGTATTTGGAAGGCTACGAGATCAGTGTGCTCACCTTCACTGACGGCAGGTCGGTCCTGTCGCTCCCTCCCGGCCAAGATCACAAGCGGGCCCTCGACGGCAACAAAGGGCTGAACACGGGCGGCATGGGCGTGTACGCACCGGTTTCGGCCGTGTCCGCCGCGCAGATGGCCGATATTGAAGAGACCATCATCCGGCCTACCATTCGTGGACTTGAGCTGGACG GGAGGCCATTCAATGGCATGCTTTTCACGGGAATCATGATGACGCCTTTGGGGCCCAAAGTGCTCGAGTACAACGCCCGGTTCGGAGATCCCGAGACGCAGAGCATGgtactcctcctcccagaCGAGGCCTTGCCCGAGCTCCTTCTCGCGTGTGTGGAGAACAGGCTTGCCGACGTCAAACTGAGCGTGTCTTCCGGGTTCGCTTGCAACGTCACCGTAGCGGCAGGAGGGTATCCGGAGTCGTACCGTACGGGGGACACCATCCAGATGGACGCCACTCCCGAGG GCGTGCACGTCTTCCACGCAGGCACCGAACGAGTCAGCGGTGAACTGAGAACGGCGGACGGTCGCGTCTTCTCCGTAGCGGCGACGGGAAACACCCTCGAAGAAGCAGTCTCATCCGCCTACGAGGGAGCCAAAGGGATCCGCTTCGAGGGCATGTTTTATCGCAGGGACATTGGAGCAAGGTGA